The region GCTTGGTATCGTGCGTGGTGGTAGCCAGCATGGCGTGCGGCCAGGTTCTGGCGCGCTCGCGACCATGATGATGAAAGGCGCTGACAGAGATCCCGAACCGCGCCGGATCGCCGCCGACTTCATTGAGCGAAATCAGACGGTTGTAGTTGTACATTGCGGTGTCTTCGAGCCCCTTGGCCATCACCGGCGATGTGTACTGCTGGAACTGCATGGCGAAGGCGATCTGCGCCTTGGCAGTGGCCGCGTGATCCTCTGGCAGCTCTTTGAGCAACACCGCGCGGATAAAATCGAACACGCTGGTTTCGTCTGTCTGGCTGCGCTTCTTCGCCTGCGCCACTGCCCAGTCCACGTATTGCTTGTCCTGAGTGCTCAGATCCGCAGACGTGATGTAAGTGCGATAGACGGGAAAGCAGGCCACGACCTCCTGCAATGCGTCGCGCAGGCCGCTCAGGGTGTAATCGCGAGTACGCGGATCGGCCTCGCAGATGCGGCTCAAACGGTTGCCCAGCACATGCAGTTCGCTGGACAGCGAGCGGCGTATGATGCGGCGCTTGCAGGCGTACAGTAGATCGTCGAACCTGAGCGTGTGGCCGATGAAGCGCGCATACGTGCGGTCCAGCGGTTTCTGCCCGTCCTGATCGATGAACACGCCATTGACCAGATTGGTGAAGTCATAACCGCTGGTGCCCGCCACCGGCCAGTCGGCCGGCAGATGCTCGTGCGCGGCGAGAATTTTCTCGACCAGTACATATAGGCGCACTGGCGCAGTCTCGTCCGCGCCTGGCGCAACCGGGGCGGCGTCCTGTAGACGGAAAAAGTATTCGACCGGGTCGTGCAGCCCGTCCGGGTGATCGATGCGCAAACCATCGAGTTCGCCACGCGCCACCATGCCCATCACGAAAGCGTGTGTGGCCTCGAATACGCGCCGGTCCTCCATGCGCAGTGCGGCCAGATCGTTGATATCGAAGAATCGCCGATAGTTGATCTCGTCGGCGGCTACCCGCCAATACGCTACGCGATACGCCTGCGCATCGAGCAGGTGATGCATCAATTCAAAGCGTGTCAGACCCTGACCGGGGGCGTCGTGTTCGCCGTTGAACGCGCGCACGGTATCGGCGATTAGGCTCGTAAATCGCGGCCAGCGCGCACTCAGATCCGCCAAACGAGTTTTGAGAAAGCGCGTATCCCTTTGCCGTTCCTCAATTTGTTCAGGCGATGTTGCCGTGCGTTCCGGCAGATGCTCAAGCGCGGTGACGAGGCTTTGCAGTTCCGCGACGTGTTGCCCCTCGTCTATGGCATCTGCGTTTAGCTCGGACAATCCGAGCCTTAGAATCCGTGGATATTCGCGTGGATCGAGCGGCAACAGGTGTTCGAAATAGTGGACCGCAAATACGCCCTGCGCGGCTTTGAACGCCAGCTTAAGCTCGCCACGCTCCAGCACCGCGCCGTAGTGGTCGCCCAGTACCGGCAGTAAAACCTTGCCCTGCAGTGGGCGTTTAAGCGGCGACCAGTCGATGTCGAAAAAATCCGCGTACACCGATGCCGGTCCGTGCTCCAGCACATCCAGCCACCAGGCGTTGTCGCTGCCCATGATGCCCATGTGGTTGGGCACGATATCGAGTATCTGCCCCAGCCCTAAGCCTTGCAGCGTATCCGCGTAATGCCGGTGGTCGTCTTCAGTCCCGATTTCGGGGTTTATCGCGTTGTGATCGATAATATCGTAACCGTGCATGCTGCCCGGTCGCGCCTTGAGATAAGGCGACGCGTAACAGTGGCTTACGCCGAGTTTATGCAAATAGGGCGCGATTTCTACCGCTTGGCGGAAGGTAAACTCGCGGTTGAATTGCAGGCGGTAAGTGCAGCGCGGAACCTTCACTAATGGGCTGGATGCCGGATCGTTCATGAGCGGGACTTCTCGCTAGGCCTTCCGCGTTCCGCGTTGACGGCAGCGGCGATATTGCGCAACAGAGGATGCTCGTCGAAGTCTTCCAGCGGAACGCTCAGTTTGCGCTGCCAGTTAGGGTGCTCGTCAGTTGTCGCCGGCAGGTTGACGGCCTCCCGCTGCCCGAGCGCGTCCTCTATCTGCACCAGCATGAGCTGCGACGGCGTGCGCGCCACGAAACGGTGAATTGCGGTCGCCAGCTCGTCGGTCATGCGCGGTGACTGCCCGGAGTTCAGGGTCGTCGTGTTTTTGAGAATCTTCTCCTGCCGCAGCGCGCTCAACAATTGTGCGCGATCTTCGGCGCGCTCCTGCTCTTGTTGCTGGCGCAGCTCGTCGGTCGGAAAAAGGTCCAGCTCGGCGCGCACCTGGAGATCGACGTCTTCCCAGAACCCGGCGAGGGTAGGGAGGTCATGCGTGCTGATCGCCGCCAGCGCCTGTGCGGGATATTCAACAGGCGGCTTGAAGCGGCCGTCGTCCTGCTTCTCGAAATACATGACGCGATAGGAGAGCACGCCGCGCGGCGTCAAGCCCTCGCGCACTTCGTCCGGCACCGTGCCCAGATCCTCGCCGATAATGAAGCACTGGTTGCGCTGGCTTTCCAACGCCAGAATGCCAAGCAGGTCGTTCAGCGGATAATGCACGAACGCGCCATCGGCGGCCGTCGCGCCGGCGGGTACCCAGTACAGCCGCATCAGACCCATGACGTGATCGATGCGCAGCGCGTGCGCATACCGCATGTTGTTCCGCAAGGTGGCGATGAACAGCGCGTAGCCGGTATCCGTGAGTGCGATCGGGATCAGCGGCGGCAGTCCCCAGTTCTGTCCCTTGAGGTTATACAGATCGGGCGGCGCGCCAACGCTCGCGCCGGTCGCGTAGACGCGCTGATGCGCCCACGCTTCCGCGCCTTCTTGATCGACCCCGACCGCCAGATCCAGGTAAAGCCCAAGACGCAGGCCGGCCTCGCGCGCACGCTCAACGGCGGCTGCCAGTTGCGATGCAACCTGCCATTGCAGATACAGATAAAACTCAATCCTGTCGGCATGCGCGGAGGCGAATGCTTCTACCGCGGGCGAGGCCGGATCGCGGTACTCGGGCGGCCACGCCGACCAGCCGAGCAACGGCGGCTGCTGCGCGCTGAAATGTGCCTGCAGCGCCTCGAACAAGGCATGGTAATAAAGCGGCTCGCCGCCTTGTTGCTTAAACTCCCGGAAAGCCGCCGCACGTTCGCTATCCGTGACTAGCGCCTCTTTCTGGAAATTCGCAAACAGCGCTTCGAGAGTGGGAAACTTGACTGCCGCCACGCCTGGATAATCAACCCGCTCACGCTCGCGCAGTGCGAGCAGACGCTGTTGAAAATCGGCTTCGCTTACGGACTGACGCAGCGAATCGTTGCCATCCAGTTCAATAATCTTGTCAATATCAAGATACAAACTATTGAAAAAGAGGCGGCTTGACGGGCTGTAAGGGCTGCGGTGTGCGGGATTATGCGGGAACAATACGTGTAATGGATTCAGGCCCAAGGCGTCGGCGCCGAGGCGCGCGGCGTGATCGATCAGAGCGGTCAGATCCGTGAAATCGCCAATGCCCCAGTTTCGCTGTGACCTGATCGCATAAAGCTGAGTCGAAATTCCCCACGCGCGTCCGCCATTCTGCAGCGCGGGTGCGGCATGACAACGGCTCGGTGCGACGATCAAAGTCATGTTCGCCAGTTGATCCTGATCGGCATCCGCGGGGGCGAGCGCGAACAGATGATAGCCGGGCTCCGGCATGAACGGCAGCGGGAATGCGCGGCGCTGATACTCGATGCCATTGAGGGTATGCCGGCTTAAGGCTTCGAGCGTCCGCGGGTCGATGGTGCCCTCGTGGATGCGGCCATGCTCTTCAGTCAGGCGCCAGTTCAATGCGGTCGTGTACGTTGCGGGCAGATTCAGCGCGATGCGCGGCGACATTTCGTGTGCGTGCACGACCTGTACAGCCGACAACGGTCGCCGCCATGCGCGCGCCTCCAGCTCTGCTATCGCCGCGTCGCGATGGTGGCATTCCTTAACCGCAATGCCCATGCTCGCCAGCAGAGCTTGCAGCGTTGTTGCGGACACCTCGCGCCGTTTGTCCCATACGTCGTAAAAATGCGGCTGTATGCCGCAACGTGAGGCCAGCTGCAAGACAGGGTCATTATCGGGCACTATTTTTCCAGAAAACAGGCCACCGACCAAGACGGCATCAACCCCGCGGCGAGTTCTGAAAGGTGTACACCTGCCGTCATGAACAGCGGATCGCCGTCCGGCTGGCCGATATCCTGGATAATGTCAGCGCCCAGGTTGGCAACGATGCTCAGCCGGGCGCCGTCGCCTAGCTGCCAGTGCACACACAGGCCGGTGGGAGGGTAGGTATGAGTTCCAGCGCCTGCTGCGTGAGCGCCACGCAGACGCGGTGTGATTTCCCGGTGCCGCACATCCAGTAAACGACGATGAAACTTCAGCCACTCGTCGTGTGGTTTGAGCTCTAGCTGCGTCCAGTCGAGGATGGCGCTTTTGTAAGTCTCGAGCGCGCCAGGATCCGGAATGCGATTGCGCGTGGCCGGGTTCTTGAATTCCGGAAAAGCCGCGAACTCCTGGCGGCGTCCTTCCTTGACCTTGTCGGCCAGCTCGCCTTCGAAATCACAAAAAAATGGAAACGGCTGGTCGCACGCCCACTCCTGACCCATGAACAACAGCGGTGGCATGGGCGAAAGCAGCAATATCGCCGTGACGGCGCGTAACGCTTCGGGGCTGGCCAGCACCCCGATGCGCTCGCCAAGCGCGCGGTTGCCGACCTGATCGTGATTTTGCAGAAAATTGACGAAAGCGGTCGGTGGTAGATGACTACTCTTCTCGCCGCGCTTTTTTCCTTCGCGGTACGCCGAAGCTTCGCCCTGATACACGAAACCCTGCGTCAGCCCATGGGCCAGGCGTTCGATCGGACGGTCTGCGTAGTCGGCGTAATAGCCGGCGCGCTCACCGGTGGCTACCGTGTGAAACACATGGTGCATGTCGTCGTTCCACTGGGCGACATAGGCCTGCGGCTGTCCCGTGTCGTCGCGCTTTAGAAAACGCGCCGCGTTATCGTCGTTCTCTAATACCAGATGAATGTGGCGGTGTTTGCCCGGACCTGCCTGTACTGCCTGCGCCAGCTCGACGAGGATGTGCGGTTGCGACGCGTCGGCGATGGCGTGCACGGCGTCCAGACGCAGTCCGTCGAAGTGATATTCTTCCAGCCAGTAAAGCGCGTTATGGATGAAGAAATCGCGCACTGCACGACTTTGCTCGCCGTCGAAATTGATCGCGGCGCCCCAGGGCGTCTTGTATCGTTCGGTGAAAAAGTCCTTGGCGTAGGCGTGTAAATAGTTGCCGTCCGGGCCAAAGTGGTTGTAAACAACGTCCAGAAACACCATCAACCCCTTCGCGTGCGCGGTCTGCACCAGATGCTTGAGATCATCGGGCGCGCCATAGCGGCTGTCAGGCGCGAACGGCAGCACGCCGTCATAGCCCCAGTTGCGCGTGCCCGGGAAATCCGCCACCGGCATCAGCTCGACCGCCGTCACACCCAGTTTCATCAGATAATCGAGATGTTGCTCAACGGCATTGAACGTCCCTTCGGACGTGAAGGCGCCGACGTGCAATTCATAGAATACGGCGTCTTCCCACGGGCGCCCGCGCCAGTCCACGTCCTGCCAGTCGAAGCCGCGCGGATCGATGATCTGACTGGGGCCGTGCAAATCGTTGGGCTGGTAGCGCGACGCGGGGTCAGGGACGCGCAGGTCGCCGTCGATCCGAAACCGATACAGGCCGGGTTCTATATACTCAGCCTCAAGGCTGAACCAGCCGTCATTTGCGGAATGCATGGCGATGCCGCGCTCGGCCTGATCGGCGCCCAGACACAACTCAACCGAGTCCGCACTCGGCGCCCACAAGCGAAAACGTGCATGGCCTGGGCCGATGATCTCGGCGCCGAACGGCATGTCGTGTAGACGATGCATCATGTTCTAGACTCCTTAATGCAACCACCGCAACGCTTGAGTCTGGCGAGGATACTTCGTACGCAAATCTGGTTGTAGTTTTTACTATCAGGAGACCATGCCGGTTCCCGCTAATGAACCGGAACCCAACGCAGGGCCAGGGACCGGGGTCCTTGGCGCCCCGGGCAGGAATCGAACCTGCGACCTGCCGCTTAGGAGGCGGCTGCTCTATCCCCTGAGCTACCGGGGCAAATGATGGAAAAAGCTATGGTGGAGCCGAGGGGGGTCGAACCCCTGACCTCTGCATTGCGAACGCAGCGCTCTCCCAGCTGAGCTACGGCCCCCAACAGTCACTTCACTCATACTTTTGCCGGTGCGATGGGCGACGATCTAGACGTTTCCGTTCAGTAATGGCTTGCCAAACGAAGGTCGCGGCAGACAGTGTGTTCGCCGCTACTTCGGAATCTGCCGGCATCGATACAGCATGAGTAATAACCCGTCGGGATTCTAACTGGCAATGGCACAATGCTCCAGTCCCCGCTGGCAATACGCGAGCGATATATGCGAAAAGTCCGGGCTGCGCGCCTCGAGTCAGGAGAATCAGTTTTTGGGCGGGATCGCTACAATGAAGTAGATCCCCTGTAACAGATGCATAAACGATGACCCCGCCAGTCGGCGGGGTCTTTGAAGGGACAATGGAGAGCAGGATGCCGTGCTTTGAATTCGTGAGATAAGCCAGGCATCAATGCCGCCACAACAACAAACCGAGGCTCGCGATGATGACGCCTGATGCCAGCAAAAGATTAATTGTCATTAGTGATTCCCGTCGCGTGATATGTGTGTCACGCAAGCAACTATGCCACATGGGTTTTTTACCATGCACGGTAGCTGCGACGAGCGCTTGCAACCGGCCGATGAGAGGATCGGGTTGGGCGCGACTTCCGTCCCAAGCCGCCGGGTCTAAGGGGAATCGGCCGGATAACGCCAGCTTTCTCTCTCAATTTTGAACTGGAGTTCCTGGCTGCGTTGTGGTTGCAATGATTGTGGAATCGGACGGGTCGGGGTGCCCACCGGCTCTGACAGACCTGAAGAAGGACGCGGTCGATCCAGCGAACGGTTAAGCAATTGCCGCTGATTGAGGCGTTGACGCCAAAGTTGCCGATCAAGCCGCTGCCGCTCAGAGCGCGACAAATCTTCCAGCGCCTCAAGTTTTCGCCGGTATTGGCCCTGCTGCTGTTCCAGCGTCTGCGAACTACGTTGTGGATGTAGTTCCATGTGGAGATCTTGCGCATTGGTGTCGCTGATGGCGGTGCTGATTGTGGCTACCACGAGCACGCGCCCCCACATGCATTTCAACTGTGAGCATTGCGAATCCCGGATGGCAGGTTTTGTGCGCATGTTCCCGTATAGTGCCAGATTCGCTTGTATTATAGTTACCCAGGTGGTTTGTCCAGCGGAGTCAAGGCATGATTGAGCGCCGTCAAAGTGAACGAAAACCAGTCGCCGCTCTGGTATATTTGTGCGCCGCAGGACAACGCTTTCGGCGTTGCAAGGCCAGTGACCTTAGTGCGGGTGGCACCTTCATCGAGTTGGAGCCTTTTGCGTTGCGCAGGGGGCGCAAAGTTCAACTCGTGTTTGTATTGGCAGCGGGCGCGACAATCAAACTCCACAGACTACAGGCCGTGGTCGCGCGAGTCACCAGGACGGGCGCCGGTATGTCGTTGCACAGCAAACTGCCACGTCGCCGCGTCGGGATAATGCCTTAGTGATCTTCTCAGCGCGCACGAGAACGTATTCATGGTCAATTTGATCAAGCGAGAGATTTCATTGAAGGCAAGTTTGCGGGAATTGCGTGATCGATTCGGAGGGACAGTAATTGGAGACCCGGGGGTCAGTATAAAAGGGTGTGCCAGTCTTGAGACGGCGGGCACAGGCGATATTGCCTTTGCGGAAGCCGCACGTTACCGGCCGCAGGTCGAGACGGGCGGCGCCTCGGCGTATCTCGTAACGGAAGATTTTCCTGATATTCCCGGCAAAACGATGTGGGCGATAGCCAGGCCGCGGGAAACGTTTATCCGTTTGCTGACCTATTTTCATCCGGACCAGCAATACGCACCAGGCGTGCATGCCAGCGCCGCAATTGCCGCCAGCGCGCAGCTCGATCATACCGTATCCATATGTGAGTACGTGGTTATCGGCGAGGATGTGCGTATCGGTCGCGGCACGAGCATCGAGTCGGGCGTGCACGTGGGGCGTGGCGTCACCATCGGAGAAGACTGCAGGATCGGCCCGAACGTTTCACTAATGGGCGGTGTAAGGCTAGCAAATCGCGTCACCGTTCACGCCGGCGCAGTAATCGGTGGCGACGGCTTCGGCTATCTCTGGATGGATAACCGGCATACGAAGGTGCCATCGCTGGCGTCGGTACAAATCGATGATGACGTAGAGATCGGCTGTAACGTATGTATCGATCGCGCAACTTTCGGCATGACTCGAATTCGCCGCGGCGCCAGGATCGACAATCTTGTACAGATCGGCCACAACAATGACATCGGCGAAGATGCGATCATTGTCTCGCAGGTTGGGCTCTCAGGCACCGTAAAAGTCGGCAAGCGAGCGGTGCTGGCGGGGCAGGTGGGCGTCGCGGATCATATTGAGATCGGCGAGGGTGCAACAGTGGCGGCCACAAGTGGCGTCACCAAGGACGTGCCGCCTGGTGACACCGTATGGGGTTATCCAGCGCGATCGATACGCAAAGCGTGGAAAGAGCTTGCGCATCTCGCGCGACTTCCGCAACTACTGCGCCAGATCAAAGTCCTGGAAACGCGCGTAAAAACGCTCGAAGAGCAGACAAACAAGCCTGACAGTTCTTGATCCCGTGGCGAATTTCGACATTTCGACATTGCCAGGTTCGATCGCAAGTATGTCGGCACCCAAAGAACTCTTATGGAACCGTGATTCTACGATGCGGCAGCGTTAATTTCCGCTTCAAGAATGCACAAAAGATCCAAATAAAAGAAAACCCAGCTACGAGAGCGGGGTTTTTTTAGTGATTCGAGCGCCCATCCGTGAGCGCTTTGTCCTCCCTGATGCTTGGCTTCTTCCCTGGTCTTTGTCGCCTTCCTTGGCTGGCGGCGCCTGCCTTGCCGCCCGAGTTCAGACACTAAGCGCGCCGCTACAGGAAAAACAGACATCGACCGACGAAACGCCCCAGTCTGGCGATAGCTCAATCGAAAGTCGCACATGTCGCGCATTCAGGGCAGGACTTATGGTGACGAACACGGCTTGCCCGCTATAGACGCGGCGCGCGATTAGCCACGGATTTGAAGACGACCTGATGCGGGCGGTGTCGAGAGACGCTAGGCTGTACCGGCCCCTAACACGCGTAGTCGGGACACCAGAGGGTAATTCCTCCCGCTCTCGCGCCGTTTAGCTCTTGGGGTTGGACAAGGAATGAATGGAAGGCGGCCCATATAACCCGGTAAGCCAGGCCGCCGCATCGCATATCGGTTTTAGACTTTGCCCCTCTACCACTTTCCGAAGAATCTCCTGCTTCCGAGGGAGAAGCAAATGCTTCACCCCGTTCAGCACGACAGCTTCTTTGTTAAGTACTTATGCAACACTCTATAATCGTTGCGCTCTGTTGGTAATGACGCCATTGACAGCGCGCAAATAACTCACGTTTATCGCAGACTCTGACATCAAGAGGGCGACTGAGGCAGAATTCATCGTCTTGGGAGCGACGTCGCCACGAAAGGGCAGTCCGGCGTCCGCGCAGGTGACGCATCTGGCGCACAAGCCGGTCGGTGCGAAATGCGTGATACTGCCGCTGACGTAGACCGTCACCCGCCCCGCTACGCTTGGCAGGCCACGGATGAATGTCTGAGTAGATCATGATCAGCTCGCCATTCTCATGGCCCGATTGACGATAGAGGCATCACGGTGCATCCGGCCGTTCATATAGATACCGCTGGAAGTCCACGAAAAGATCACGGATGTTCGAGACGCCGCCAAGCTCGGCCGCCGCGTCACTCACGCTGTGATACTTGATCTCCAGCAGGCTGCCCAGCTTGTCCTGATCCAGCTCCCCGACGCCTTCTTTTTCGTATTGCGATAGCACGAAGTCGAGGAACGCCTGCTGTTTGTAATCATACTGTGAATAGCTGCGCGCCTTGCAGCGAAACACGCGCGCCTCT is a window of Gammaproteobacteria bacterium DNA encoding:
- the malQ gene encoding 4-alpha-glucanotransferase, producing MPDNDPVLQLASRCGIQPHFYDVWDKRREVSATTLQALLASMGIAVKECHHRDAAIAELEARAWRRPLSAVQVVHAHEMSPRIALNLPATYTTALNWRLTEEHGRIHEGTIDPRTLEALSRHTLNGIEYQRRAFPLPFMPEPGYHLFALAPADADQDQLANMTLIVAPSRCHAAPALQNGGRAWGISTQLYAIRSQRNWGIGDFTDLTALIDHAARLGADALGLNPLHVLFPHNPAHRSPYSPSSRLFFNSLYLDIDKIIELDGNDSLRQSVSEADFQQRLLALRERERVDYPGVAAVKFPTLEALFANFQKEALVTDSERAAAFREFKQQGGEPLYYHALFEALQAHFSAQQPPLLGWSAWPPEYRDPASPAVEAFASAHADRIEFYLYLQWQVASQLAAAVERAREAGLRLGLYLDLAVGVDQEGAEAWAHQRVYATGASVGAPPDLYNLKGQNWGLPPLIPIALTDTGYALFIATLRNNMRYAHALRIDHVMGLMRLYWVPAGATAADGAFVHYPLNDLLGILALESQRNQCFIIGEDLGTVPDEVREGLTPRGVLSYRVMYFEKQDDGRFKPPVEYPAQALAAISTHDLPTLAGFWEDVDLQVRAELDLFPTDELRQQQEQERAEDRAQLLSALRQEKILKNTTTLNSGQSPRMTDELATAIHRFVARTPSQLMLVQIEDALGQREAVNLPATTDEHPNWQRKLSVPLEDFDEHPLLRNIAAAVNAERGRPSEKSRS
- a CDS encoding PilZ domain-containing protein, with the protein product MIERRQSERKPVAALVYLCAAGQRFRRCKASDLSAGGTFIELEPFALRRGRKVQLVFVLAAGATIKLHRLQAVVARVTRTGAGMSLHSKLPRRRVGIMP
- the treY gene encoding malto-oligosyltrehalose synthase, encoding MNDPASSPLVKVPRCTYRLQFNREFTFRQAVEIAPYLHKLGVSHCYASPYLKARPGSMHGYDIIDHNAINPEIGTEDDHRHYADTLQGLGLGQILDIVPNHMGIMGSDNAWWLDVLEHGPASVYADFFDIDWSPLKRPLQGKVLLPVLGDHYGAVLERGELKLAFKAAQGVFAVHYFEHLLPLDPREYPRILRLGLSELNADAIDEGQHVAELQSLVTALEHLPERTATSPEQIEERQRDTRFLKTRLADLSARWPRFTSLIADTVRAFNGEHDAPGQGLTRFELMHHLLDAQAYRVAYWRVAADEINYRRFFDINDLAALRMEDRRVFEATHAFVMGMVARGELDGLRIDHPDGLHDPVEYFFRLQDAAPVAPGADETAPVRLYVLVEKILAAHEHLPADWPVAGTSGYDFTNLVNGVFIDQDGQKPLDRTYARFIGHTLRFDDLLYACKRRIIRRSLSSELHVLGNRLSRICEADPRTRDYTLSGLRDALQEVVACFPVYRTYITSADLSTQDKQYVDWAVAQAKKRSQTDETSVFDFIRAVLLKELPEDHAATAKAQIAFAMQFQQYTSPVMAKGLEDTAMYNYNRLISLNEVGGDPARFGISVSAFHHHGRERARTWPHAMLATTTHDTK
- the treZ gene encoding malto-oligosyltrehalose trehalohydrolase, with amino-acid sequence MHRLHDMPFGAEIIGPGHARFRLWAPSADSVELCLGADQAERGIAMHSANDGWFSLEAEYIEPGLYRFRIDGDLRVPDPASRYQPNDLHGPSQIIDPRGFDWQDVDWRGRPWEDAVFYELHVGAFTSEGTFNAVEQHLDYLMKLGVTAVELMPVADFPGTRNWGYDGVLPFAPDSRYGAPDDLKHLVQTAHAKGLMVFLDVVYNHFGPDGNYLHAYAKDFFTERYKTPWGAAINFDGEQSRAVRDFFIHNALYWLEEYHFDGLRLDAVHAIADASQPHILVELAQAVQAGPGKHRHIHLVLENDDNAARFLKRDDTGQPQAYVAQWNDDMHHVFHTVATGERAGYYADYADRPIERLAHGLTQGFVYQGEASAYREGKKRGEKSSHLPPTAFVNFLQNHDQVGNRALGERIGVLASPEALRAVTAILLLSPMPPLLFMGQEWACDQPFPFFCDFEGELADKVKEGRRQEFAAFPEFKNPATRNRIPDPGALETYKSAILDWTQLELKPHDEWLKFHRRLLDVRHREITPRLRGAHAAGAGTHTYPPTGLCVHWQLGDGARLSIVANLGADIIQDIGQPDGDPLFMTAGVHLSELAAGLMPSWSVACFLEK
- the lpxD gene encoding UDP-3-O-(3-hydroxymyristoyl)glucosamine N-acyltransferase, coding for MKASLRELRDRFGGTVIGDPGVSIKGCASLETAGTGDIAFAEAARYRPQVETGGASAYLVTEDFPDIPGKTMWAIARPRETFIRLLTYFHPDQQYAPGVHASAAIAASAQLDHTVSICEYVVIGEDVRIGRGTSIESGVHVGRGVTIGEDCRIGPNVSLMGGVRLANRVTVHAGAVIGGDGFGYLWMDNRHTKVPSLASVQIDDDVEIGCNVCIDRATFGMTRIRRGARIDNLVQIGHNNDIGEDAIIVSQVGLSGTVKVGKRAVLAGQVGVADHIEIGEGATVAATSGVTKDVPPGDTVWGYPARSIRKAWKELAHLARLPQLLRQIKVLETRVKTLEEQTNKPDSS